A portion of the Lolium rigidum isolate FL_2022 chromosome 1, APGP_CSIRO_Lrig_0.1, whole genome shotgun sequence genome contains these proteins:
- the LOC124684987 gene encoding barley B recombinant-like protein D, which yields MDNLGHRENGRQRVDPYKGLHTQWMMPQRQIRDHHSMNLLALMTERDNAIMQRDHALAEKKAAMAERDMAFAQRDSAMAERNAAIVERDNALAALELARANGFNVNNGSGFNTESLSGTKNFQHHDQHSHDQSSPLQLADSPYDHAREMHISDAYPISTAPGSAGKAKKPNKNSSQASPLKRPSGVLRKTKKATGDWRDVGMPSVGEDPARVSVMKNEWKDQDLGLNQVAFDESSMPAPACSCTGNLRQCYKWGNGGWQSSCCTMSMSMYPLPVMPNRRHARMGGRKMSGSAFTKLLSRLAAEGHDLSTSVDLKDHWAKHGTNRYITIR from the exons ATGGACAACCTTGGACATAGAGAAAATGGGAGGCAAAGGGTAGACCCATATAAAGGACTTCATACCCAG TGGATGATGCCCCAAAGGCAAATAAGGGATCACCACAGTATGAACCTCCTGGCACTAATGACTGAGAGAGACAATGCCATTATGCAAAGAGACCATGCTCTGGCTGAGAAGAAAGCTGCCATGGCTGAGAGAGACATGGCATTTGCGCAGCGGGACTCTGCAATGGCTGAACGGAATGCTGCAATCGTCGAACGAGACAACGCCCTTGCTGCGCTTGAACTAGCCCGTGCAAATGGATTTAATGTGAATAACGGGAGCGGATTCAACACAGAATCTCTCAGTGGAACGAAGAACTTCCAACACCATGACCAGCATTCCCATGATCAATCATCACCACTGCAACTGGCAGATTCTCCATATGATCATGCGAGGGAAATGCACATATCAGATGCATACCCTATCTCAACAGCCCCAGGGAGTGCTGGAAAGGCAAAGAAGCCCAACAAAAATAGTTCCCAAGCATCTCCATTGAAGAGGCCATCAGGTGTGCTCCGGAAAACCAAGAAAGCCACTGGTGACTGGCGAGATGTCGGAATGCCCAGTGTCGGTGAGGATCCAGCTCGCGTTTCTGTGATGAAGAACGAGTGGAAGGACCAGGACCTTGGTCTTAACCAGGTTGCATTTGACGAGTCATCCATGCCCGCACCTGCCTGCTCGTGCACAGGAAACCTACGACAGTGCTACAAGTGGGGCAATGGTGGGTGGCAGTCGTCCTGCTGCACCATGAGCATGTCCATGTACCCGCTCCCGGTGATGCCCAACAGGCGCCACGCTCGGATGGGGGGAAGAAAGATGAGCGGCAGTGCTTTCACAAAACTTCTCAGCCGGTTAGCGGCTGAAGGCCATGATCTCTCGACATCGGTGGACCTCAAGGACCACTGGGCCAAGCATGGCACGAATCGGTACATCACCATCAGGTAG